Proteins co-encoded in one Nicotiana sylvestris chromosome 7, ASM39365v2, whole genome shotgun sequence genomic window:
- the LOC138873211 gene encoding uncharacterized protein yields MALPELKESKEQLQDLLDKGFIRPNVWPWGAPLLFVKKKDGSMRMCIDYRQLNKVTIKNKYSLPRIDDLFDQLQGAKKIHEKNYPVHNLELAAIVHALKIWRHYLYGMSCEVFMDALSRKSTSTDNLAYISIGERPLALDVQALANQFVRDTVRHGDAKQVTVGDDGVLKIFLEDILRACVIDFGGSWNQFLPLLEFAYNNSYQPSIQMAPYEVLYGRRCRSPVGWFEPGEARLLGTNLVQDALDKVKIIQDRLHIAQSRQNSYVNRKVRDVAFMVGERVLLRVSPMKGVMQFGKKGKLSPRFIRHFDILDLVGEVAHRLALPPGLSAVHPVFHMSMLRRYHDDPYHMLDFSTVQPDKDLTYEEEPVAIVDRRVRQLRSKSYPSVRV; encoded by the exons atggccctgccagagttgaaagaatcgaaggagcaattgcaagatttgcttgataagggcttcattaggcctaatGTCTGGCCTTGGGGTGCGCCActtttgtttgtaaagaaaaaggatggatcgatgaggatgtgcatagattatcggcagttgaacaaagttaccattaagaacaagtattcattgccgaggattgatgacttatttgatcagcttcagggtgccaag aagattcacgagaagaattatccagttcataatttggagctagcagccattgttcacgcgctgaagatttggaggcactatttatatggcatgtcgtgtgaggtgttcatggatgctttgagtaggaagtcaactaGTACGGACAATCTTGCGTATATTTcaatcggtgagagaccacttgctttagatgttcaggctttagccaatcagtttgtgag ggacacagtgcggcatgGAGATGCCAAACaagttacagttggagatgatggagttttgaagaT ATTTTTGGAGGATATTCTCcgcgcctgtgttattgactttggaggttcttggaaTCAATTCTTGCCGTTattggagtttgcctacaataacagttatcagccgagcatccagatggctccctatgaggtaTTGTATGGTAGAAGGTGTCGatcaccggttggatggtttgagccgggagaggctcggttattgggtacaaatttagtacaggatgccttggataaggttaagatcattcaggatagacttcatatagctcagtctaggcaaaataGTTATGTtaaccgtaaggttcgtgatgtggcattcatggtcggagagagagtgttgcttcgggtgtcacccatgaagggtgtgatgcagtttgggaagaagggcaagttaagccctaggttcatcaggCATTTTGACATCCTTGATCTAGTGGGAGAGGTGGCccacagacttgcgttgccaccgggCTTATCAGcagtacatccagtgtttcacatgtccatgcttcggaggtatcacgacgatccataccacatgttagatttcagcacagtCCAGCcagacaaggatttgacctatgaggaggagccggtagctattgtAGACCGGcgggttcgtcagttgaggtcaaaAAGCTATCCGTCGGTTCGTGtgtag